The Streptomyces tendae DNA segment CGCGGCTCCGGCTACGGCTACATCGAGACGCCCGGCTTCGAGAACGTCGAACTGTTCGCGCGCGGTGTCGGTGAGTCCACCGACATCGTCACCAAGGAGATGTACGCCTTCGAGACCAAGGGCGGCGACCGGCTCGCCCTGCGCCCCGAGGGCACCGCCTCCGTGCTGCGCGCCGCCCTGGAGGCCAGCCTGCACAAGGCGGGCAACCTCCCGGTCAAGCTCTGGTACTCGGGCTCGTACTACCGCTACGAGCGCCCCCAGAAGGGCCGTTACCGCCACTTCTCCCAGGTCGGCGCCGAGGCGATCGGCGCGGAGGACCCGGCGCTGGACGCCGAGCTGATCATCCTCGCCGACCAGGCGTACCGCTCGCTCGGCCTGCAGAACTTCCGCATCCTGCTCAACAGCCTCGGCGACAAGGAGTGCCGCCCGGTCTACCGGGCCGCGTTGCAGGACTTCCTGCGCGGCCTCGACCTGGACGAGGACACCCTGCGCCGGGCGGACATCAACCCGCTGCGCGTCCTGGACGACAAGCGGGAGTCGGTGCAGAAGCAGCTCACCGGCGCGCCCCTGCTGCGCGACTACCTCTGCGACGCCTGCAAGGCGTACCACGAGGAGGTCCGCGAGCTGATCACGGCGGCGGGCGTGGCCTTCG contains these protein-coding regions:
- the hisS gene encoding histidine--tRNA ligase → MSTFKAPKGTYDLLPPDSAKFLAVREAIAAPLRGSGYGYIETPGFENVELFARGVGESTDIVTKEMYAFETKGGDRLALRPEGTASVLRAALEASLHKAGNLPVKLWYSGSYYRYERPQKGRYRHFSQVGAEAIGAEDPALDAELIILADQAYRSLGLQNFRILLNSLGDKECRPVYRAALQDFLRGLDLDEDTLRRADINPLRVLDDKRESVQKQLTGAPLLRDYLCDACKAYHEEVRELITAAGVAFEDDPKLVRGLDYYTRTTFEFVHDGLGSQSAVGGGGRYDGLSEMIGGPALPSVGWALGVDRTVLALEAEGVELELPATTSVFAVPLGEEARRVLFAKVTELRKNGVAADFAYGGKGLKAAMKAANRSGARYALILGERDLAEGVVQLKDLESGEQSAVGVNEVVAELESRLG